A portion of the Fusobacterium nucleatum genome contains these proteins:
- the hcp gene encoding hydroxylamine reductase, whose translation MDKMFCYQCQETAKGTGCTSIGVCGKTSETSGLQDLLLYTEKGVAAYSTVFRKNGKAKELLEGKVNRYLINSLFITITNANFDDNAILDEIKAGLKLREELKALATDEEKKEAEKYGADLVNWYYESNEDLIKFSENQSVVGVLRTENEDVRSLRELIMYGLKGMAAYAEHAFNLGKTSEEIFAFVEEALLGTMDDSLNAEQLVALTIKTGEYGVKVMALLDEANTSALGTPEITKVKIGAGKRPGILISGHDLWDLKQLLEQSKDSGIDIYTHSEMLPGHGYPELKKYSHFYGNYGNAWWDQRKDFTNFNGPIIFTTNCIVPPVKNATYKDRVFTTNAAGYPGWKRIKVNADGTKDFSEVIELAKICQAPVEVESGEITVGFAHNQVLSLADKVVENIKSGAIKRFVVMSGCDGRMSQRHYYTEFAENLPKDTIILTSGCAKYKYNKLNLGDINGIPRVLDAGQCNDSYSWAVVALKLKEVFGLNDINELPIVFNIAWYEQKAVIVLLALLYLGIKNIHVGPTLPGFLSPNVAKVLVENFGIAGITTVEEDLKKFGLYEGSGLDN comes from the coding sequence ATGGATAAAATGTTTTGTTATCAATGTCAAGAAACTGCTAAAGGAACTGGTTGTACATCCATAGGAGTTTGCGGAAAAACATCTGAAACATCGGGATTACAAGATTTATTATTATACACTGAAAAAGGTGTTGCAGCATATAGTACAGTTTTTAGAAAAAATGGAAAAGCAAAAGAATTATTAGAAGGAAAAGTAAATAGATATCTTATCAATTCACTTTTTATAACAATTACAAATGCCAATTTTGATGATAATGCAATATTAGATGAGATAAAAGCAGGATTAAAATTAAGAGAAGAATTAAAAGCTTTAGCAACTGATGAAGAAAAGAAAGAAGCTGAAAAATATGGAGCTGATTTAGTAAATTGGTATTATGAATCTAATGAAGATTTAATAAAATTCTCTGAAAATCAATCAGTAGTTGGAGTTTTAAGAACAGAAAATGAAGATGTTAGATCTTTAAGAGAATTAATAATGTATGGTTTAAAAGGAATGGCAGCTTATGCAGAACATGCTTTTAACTTAGGAAAAACAAGTGAAGAAATATTTGCTTTTGTTGAAGAAGCTCTTTTAGGAACTATGGATGATAGCTTAAATGCAGAACAATTAGTTGCTTTAACAATAAAAACTGGAGAATATGGAGTTAAAGTAATGGCATTGCTTGATGAAGCTAATACATCTGCTTTAGGAACTCCAGAAATTACAAAAGTAAAAATTGGAGCTGGAAAAAGACCTGGAATCTTAATAAGTGGACATGACTTATGGGATTTAAAACAATTATTGGAACAAAGTAAAGATTCGGGAATAGATATCTATACTCATTCAGAAATGTTACCAGGACATGGATATCCTGAATTAAAGAAATATTCTCATTTCTATGGAAACTATGGTAATGCTTGGTGGGATCAAAGAAAAGACTTTACAAATTTTAATGGACCTATTATTTTCACAACTAACTGTATAGTTCCACCTGTAAAAAATGCAACATATAAAGATAGAGTATTCACAACTAATGCTGCTGGATATCCAGGATGGAAGAGAATAAAAGTTAATGCAGATGGAACAAAAGATTTCTCTGAAGTTATAGAACTTGCAAAAATTTGTCAAGCACCAGTAGAAGTAGAAAGTGGAGAAATAACTGTTGGATTTGCACATAACCAAGTTTTAAGTTTAGCTGATAAAGTTGTAGAAAATATTAAATCAGGAGCAATAAAAAGATTTGTTGTAATGAGTGGTTGTGATGGAAGAATGTCACAAAGACATTATTACACAGAATTTGCTGAAAACTTACCAAAAGATACAATTATTTTAACTTCTGGTTGTGCTAAATACAAATATAATAAATTAAACTTAGGAGATATAAATGGTATTCCAAGAGTATTAGATGCAGGACAATGTAATGATTCTTATTCTTGGGCAGTGGTAGCACTTAAATTAAAAGAAGTATTTGGATTAAATGATATTAATGAATTACCAATAGTATTTAATATTGCTTGGTATGAACAAAAAGCAGTGATAGTCCTACTTGCATTATTATATTTAGGAATAAAAAATATTCATGTTGGACCAACACTACCAGGATTCTTATCTCCAAATGTAGCAAAAGTTTTAGTAGAAAACTTTGGTATAGCAGGAATTACAACTGTTGAAGAAGATTTAAAGAAATTTGGATTATATGAAGGTTCAGGTTTAGATAATTAA
- the panF gene encoding sodium/pantothenate symporter: MNKILIIIPIIIYLVTMLLIAYKVNNIKNSSKSFTNEYYLGSRSMGGFVLAMTIVATYVGASSFIGGPGIAYNLGLGWVLLACIQVPTAFFTLGVLGKKLSIISRKLNAITIFDVLKARYNNSFLNVLASIMLIVFFISAIVAQFIGGARLFEAVTGLSYLTGLIIFSSVVIIYTTFGGFRAVTLTDAIQAVVMFTATTVLFVVILKNGNGMENIMMKIKDIDPNLLRPDSGGNIAKPFIMSFWILVGIGILGLPATTIRCMAFKDTKAMHNAMIIGTSLVGILVLGMHLVGVMGRAVIPDLQEVDKIIPILALKNLYPILAGVFIGGPLAAAMSTVDSLLIISSSTLIKDLYVTYLDKNTSESKIKKISMCTSFLIGILVFILSIKPISLIAWVNLFALGGQEIVFFCPLILGLYWKGANATGAIASIFAGIATYLTLEILKTKIFALHNIVPGLVVAIIVFIVASYFGKKSDEKTIKIFFEY, encoded by the coding sequence ATGAATAAAATTTTAATTATAATACCAATAATAATTTATTTGGTTACTATGTTACTTATTGCTTATAAAGTTAATAATATAAAAAATAGCTCTAAAAGTTTTACAAATGAATATTACCTTGGAAGCAGATCTATGGGAGGTTTTGTACTTGCAATGACAATAGTTGCAACTTATGTTGGAGCCAGTTCATTTATAGGAGGACCTGGTATTGCATATAACCTCGGACTCGGTTGGGTGCTCCTTGCTTGTATTCAAGTTCCAACAGCATTTTTTACCTTAGGTGTTCTTGGAAAAAAACTTTCTATCATTTCAAGGAAATTAAATGCTATAACAATTTTTGATGTATTAAAAGCTAGATATAATAATAGTTTTTTAAATGTTTTAGCTTCTATAATGTTAATAGTTTTCTTTATAAGTGCTATTGTTGCACAATTTATAGGTGGTGCTAGATTATTTGAAGCTGTTACTGGGCTTTCATACTTAACAGGGCTTATAATTTTCTCATCTGTTGTTATAATCTATACTACTTTTGGTGGATTTAGAGCAGTTACCTTGACAGATGCTATTCAAGCTGTGGTGATGTTCACTGCAACTACTGTACTTTTTGTTGTAATATTAAAAAATGGTAATGGTATGGAAAATATTATGATGAAAATTAAAGATATTGATCCTAATCTTTTAAGACCAGACTCAGGTGGAAATATTGCTAAACCATTTATAATGTCTTTCTGGATTCTAGTTGGAATAGGAATCTTAGGACTTCCTGCAACTACTATAAGATGTATGGCATTTAAAGACACTAAAGCTATGCACAATGCTATGATAATTGGTACATCACTTGTTGGAATTTTAGTTTTAGGTATGCATTTAGTTGGAGTTATGGGAAGAGCAGTTATTCCTGATTTACAAGAAGTTGATAAAATTATACCAATACTTGCACTTAAAAATTTATATCCAATACTTGCAGGAGTTTTTATAGGTGGTCCCCTTGCAGCAGCAATGTCAACAGTTGATTCATTACTGATAATATCATCTTCAACTTTAATAAAAGATTTATATGTTACTTATTTAGATAAAAATACTAGTGAAAGTAAAATAAAAAAAATATCAATGTGTACTTCATTTTTAATAGGAATTTTAGTATTTATTCTTTCTATTAAACCAATAAGCTTAATTGCTTGGGTAAATTTATTTGCCTTAGGAGGTCAAGAAATTGTATTCTTTTGTCCATTGATTTTAGGACTTTATTGGAAAGGAGCTAATGCAACAGGTGCTATTGCCTCAATATTTGCTGGAATTGCTACATATTTAACTCTTGAAATATTAAAAACTAAAATTTTTGCTTTACATAACATAGTTCCAGGACTTGTTGTGGCTATTATAGTTTTTATAGTAGCTTCATACTTTGGTAAGAAATCTGATGAGAAAACTATAAAAATATTTTTTGAATATTAA
- a CDS encoding YhdT family protein, with the protein MDKDSKKYNISKQINKEVLITIVLYLIYFIWWYYFAYEYSSDNVEEYKYILGLPEWFFYSCVVGLILINILVYICIKFFFKDIDFDKYNEGNKSNQK; encoded by the coding sequence ATGGATAAAGATAGTAAAAAATATAATATTTCTAAACAAATCAATAAAGAGGTTCTTATAACTATAGTTCTTTATCTAATTTATTTCATTTGGTGGTACTATTTTGCTTATGAGTATTCTTCTGATAATGTTGAAGAATATAAATATATTTTAGGCTTACCTGAATGGTTCTTTTACTCTTGTGTTGTTGGATTAATTCTTATTAATATCTTAGTTTATATCTGTATAAAATTTTTCTTTAAAGATATCGACTTTGACAAATACAATGAAGGAAATAAATCAAATCAAAAATAA
- a CDS encoding DUF5105 domain-containing protein → MKKVFCYIILTCMFLMLVACGKPSSQKTFENFFKEFQNDLIKREEGSVEPFKTILKISEKTTYKINKVEEKGDNSELNVTIKAVNLGKYTDELSAHLEATASAELTEEEINQKAVDYFTELLKSEKKLEFTETNIQVQMKKISGKWNILNTDDIYTAIAGNPVTVEIVP, encoded by the coding sequence ATGAAAAAAGTATTTTGTTATATCATATTAACTTGTATGTTTCTAATGCTAGTAGCTTGTGGAAAACCAAGTTCACAAAAAACTTTTGAAAATTTTTTTAAAGAATTTCAGAATGATCTTATTAAAAGAGAAGAAGGAAGTGTTGAACCTTTTAAAACAATATTAAAAATAAGTGAAAAAACAACATATAAAATTAATAAAGTTGAAGAAAAAGGTGATAATTCAGAATTAAATGTAACTATAAAAGCAGTAAATTTAGGAAAATATACAGATGAATTATCTGCACATTTAGAAGCTACTGCAAGTGCGGAATTAACAGAAGAAGAAATAAATCAAAAAGCTGTTGACTATTTCACTGAATTATTAAAGAGTGAAAAAAAATTAGAATTTACTGAAACAAATATTCAAGTACAAATGAAAAAAATAAGTGGGAAATGGAATATTTTAAATACAGATGATATTTATACAGCTATTGCTGGTAATCCAGTAACTGTTGAAATTGTTCCATAA